A genomic window from Plutella xylostella chromosome 23, ilPluXylo3.1, whole genome shotgun sequence includes:
- the LOC105387007 gene encoding phospholipase A1 yields MARALAAAALLALWLPPAAPASPTAPPPASSQPELSFAENVYVKLSGACRAIVDLRYSSQKDQGELVKSMKIVQLVGSELRTFPIDSAYRSLTSTLSFDISKQTKVIIHGFNDNAQSEVPLELARAYGEKNMFNVLLVDAEELLNKWYPLSVHNARAAARRLANLLANLEQHGAAAADLHLLGVSLGAHVAGWAGKYFRLYKGRKLGRITGLDPAGPCFTHAYSDQRLDRHDAEYVDVIHSNRLVQGVIEPLGHADYYLNGGGPHQPGCAAPSCSHLRAAQAYAESVRSPRAFVAVRCADWQHFLHNSCGTDYSVMGYGSSFTSRGQFYLRTNPDPPYGMGMNGTVYKDKVKSTTQKWMEQLNLIK; encoded by the exons ATGGCACGcgcgctcgccgccgccgcgctgctggCTCTCTGGCtgccccccgcggcccccgcgtCCCCCACCGCCCCCCCGCCTGCCTCCAGCCAGCCAGAACTGTCCTTCGCAGAAAACGTCTACGTCAAACTCTCAGGCGCAT GTCGCGCAATAGTCGACTTGCGTTACAGCTCGCAGAAAGATCAAGGTGAATTGGTCAAAAGCATGAAAATAGTGCAACTAGTCGGCTCCGAGTTGCGAACGTTTCCAATAGACAGTGCGTACAGGTCGCTGACCTCGACTTTGTCGTTCGACATCAGCAAGCAGACTAAAGTGATAATCCACGGGTTCAACGACAACGCGCAGTCGGAGGTGCCTCTGGAGCTGGCGCGCGCGTACGGAGAGAAGAACATGTTCAACGTGCTGTTAGTCGACGCCGAGGAGCTGCTGAACAAGTGGTACCCTCTGTCGGTGCACaacgcgcgcgcggcggcgcggcggctcgCCAACCTGCTGGCCAACCTGGAGCAGCAcggggccgccgccgccgacctGCACCTGCTGGGGGTCAGCCTCGGCGCGCACGTGGCGGGCTGGGCCGGCAAGTACTTCCGCCTCTACAAGGGCCGCAAGCTCGGCCGCATCACCGGGCTCGACCCCGCCGGGCCCTGCTTCACGCACGCCTACAGCGACCAAAGACTGGACAGACACGACGCGGAGTACGTGGATGTGATACACTCGAATAGGCTTGTGCAAGGGGTGATTGAGCCGTTGGGTCACGCTGATTACTACTTGAACGGGGGCGGGCCGCACCAGCCGGGCTGCGCGGCGCCGAGCTGCAGCCACCTGCGGGCGGCGCAGGCCTACGCCGAGAGCGTGCGCTCGCCGCGCGCCTTCGTGGCCGTGCGCTGCGCCGACTGGCAGCACTTCCTCCACAACTCCTGCGGGACCGACTACTCCGTCATGGGCTACGGCTCCTCCTTCACGTCTAGAGGACAGTTTTATCTCAGAACTAACCCGGACCCTCCGTACGGCATGGGCATGAATGGGACTGTCTACAAAGACAAGGTGAAATCAACAACACAGAAATGGATGGAACAACTGaatctaataaaataa